From the genome of Brevundimonas sp. NIBR11:
GGGTCTCGAGGTCTCGCCCCTGGCCGTGCCCTTCCCGACCATTCCGCCCATCGGCGGGGTCGAGATCACCACCGCCCGCGCGGGCTTCTACAAGCACGAGCGCGACGACCTGACGGTCTTCCGATTCGCGCGCGGCACGACCTGCGCCGGGGTCTTCACGCGCCACAAGGTCGGGTCGGCGCCGGTGGATTGGTGCCGGCGTCATCTGGACGCGCCGGGCGGCGGGCTCGACGTTCGGGCCCTGGTGGTCAACGCCGGTTGCGCCAACGCCTTCACCGGCAAGGCGGGCGCCGACGCCGCGCGACGGACGGCCTCCGAAGTCGCCAAACGGTTCGGCTGCCGCCAGCGCGACGTCATGCTGGCCTCCACCGGGGTGATCGGCGTCCTGCTCGACGACAAGAAGATCGCGGCCAAGCTGCACGAAGTCGAGACGAAGCTCGATTCCGAGGTCCCGCCGACCGAGCAATGGGCCGCCGCCGGGCGCGGCATCATGACGACGGACACCTTCCCCAAGGGCTCCTACGCCGAGACCACGATCGACGGGTTCAAAGTCCGGATCGCCGGGATCGCCAAGGGCTCGGGCATGATCGCGCCGGACATGGCGACCATGCTGGGCTTCATCGTCACCGACGCCAACATCCACCCGACGGTGCTGCGCGCCATTCTGGGCCTGCATGTTCGCACGACCTTCAACTCGGTCACGGTGGACGGCGACACCTCGACCAATGACACCTGCCTGCTCTTCGCCACGGGAGCATCCGGCGCGCCGCGCATCGGCAGGGTCGGCGACCGTCGCCTGAAGGAGTTCTCGGCCGCGCTCGACAAGGTGATGCTGGATCTGGCCCACCAGCTGGTCCGCGACGGGGAGGGCGCGTCGAAATTCGTGCGCATCACCGTGGACGGCGCCTCCAGCCCGGCCTCGGCCCGCAAGCTCGCCAAGTCGATCGCCGACAGCCCCCTGGTCAAGACCGCCATCGCCGGCGAGGACGCCAACTGGGGCCGGATCGTCATGGCCGTCGGCAAGACCGAGGAGCCGGTCGACCGCGACCACCTGGCCATCAAGTTCGGCCCCCACGTCGCCGCCGTCGAGGGCGCCATCTCGCCCCACTACGACGAGGCGAAGATGAGCGCCTATATGAAGAAGTCCGAGATCGAGATCACCGTCGACGTCGGCTCGGGCCGGGCCTCCGCGACGGTCTGGACCTGCGATCTGACCAAGGGCTACATCGAGATCAACGGGGATTACCGGAGCTAGAGCGGTGATCGAGTCCTCACTAAGGAACGCCTATCCCGAGCTGTTCTCCTTCATAGACAGAGGGGAATGCGGAATCGGCTATTCACCGAAGGTCCGCGAATTTCATCTCAAGGTGCGACGGGGCAGCGCGGCGGTTCAGTTGCTTTCCTTCTGCCCATTCACCGGGCGCAAGTTGCCTTCATCACTGAGGACTCCGTTTTTCGACGAGCTCGACAGGATCGGGCTGAACGACGGTCTGACGGACGTCGATCGCGCCCCAATGCAGTTCCAGTCGGAGCGTTGGTGGCTTGATCGAGGCCTGTGACCTTCGGGCTGCCGCGAGCCCATTCCCCTACGCCCACGCCCGTGCCTAAACTCCCTCCAAAATCGGGGAGTGAGCTTATGAAGGCTGTGATCGCGGGGGCCGTCTTCGCCCTGCTGACCGGGACCGTCGCCAGCGCCCAGGACGGGACCACGGCGCCCGCCGCCGGCGCCGTCACTCTGGTCCAGGCGGGCCATCTGCTGGATCGCCCGGGACAAGCCCCACGCGGCGCCTCCACCGTCGTCATCCGCGACGGCAAGGTCGAAGCGGTGCGAGACGGGTTCGTCGGACCTGACGCCTTCCCCGGCGCGTCCATCGTCGATCTGCGCGACCGTTTCGTCCTGCCCGGCCTGATCGACAGCCATGTGCATCTGACCTCCGACCGCGCCGGGCAGGCGGGGCTGCTGGCCGATTTCACCGACAGCCTGCCGGCCCGCGCCTATGAGGCGGCCGGCAATGCCCGCGACACCCTGATGGCAGGCTTCACCACCGTGCGAAATCTGGGCGACGAGGGCGGGGTGACCCTGGCGCTGCGCGACGCCACCGCCCGTCACGAGATCGCCGGGCCTCGCATCATCGACGCGGGACGGTCCATCTCGACGACCTCGGGCCATATGGACGCGCGCCTGAGCCTCGCCGACGACATTCGCGAACTGATGGGCGATCAGGAGAACGTCTGTAACGGGCTCGAGAGCTGCCGCGAGGCCGTGCGCATCCAGGTCGGACGCGGCGCCGACGTCATCAAGATCGCCACGACCGGAGGGGTGAACAGCCGTATCGGCGCGGGTCTGGGCGCCCAGATGTTCGAGGACGAGGCCCGCGCCCTGATCGAGACGGCGCACCTGTACGGCAAGAAGGTCGCCGTTCACGCCCACGGCGCCGACGGCATCGACCTGGCGCTGCGTCTAGGCGCGGACTCGATCGAGCACGGCACCATCTTCGACGACGACACCATCCGCCTGTTCCGCGAGTCGGGCGCCTATTACGTTCCGACGCTGTCGACGGTGAATGGCTATCGCACGCGTCTAGCGGCGGATCCCCACGCCTATCCGCCCGAGGTCCTGCCCAAGATCCTGTGGCGGATCGAGATCACCGGCCGGTCGCTGCAGGCCGCGGTCCCGGCGGGGGTGAAGATCGCCTTCGGCACCGACGCGGGCGTCTCCCTGCACGGCCGCAACGCCGACGAGTTCGAGCTGATGGTCCAGTACGGCATGACCCCCATGGCCGCCATCCAGGCCGCCACCGTCAACGCCGCCGACCTGCTGGGCCTGTCGGCCGAAGTCGGCTCGCTCGAGCCCGGCAAGCGCGCCGATCTGATCGCGGTCGAGGGCGATCCGCTGACGGACGTGACGGTGCTCAAGGCGGTGGAGTTCGTAATGCGTGACGGGCGGATTTATCGGAACGATGAAAGCTGAGGCGGTCCTTGCGTCCGCCAGCGGACTGGGCCACCACGCCACCATGACCGATCTGTCCCTGCCCCGTCACGACTGGACCTTGCCCGAGGTGGAGGCCCTGTTCGCTCGTCCGTTCATGGAACTGGTGTTCGAGGCCGCGACCGTTCACCGCCGCTGGTTCGATCCGTCCGAGGTGCAGAAGTCCCAGCTCCTGTCGATCAAGACCGGCGGCTGCGCCGAGAACTGCGGCTACTGCTCGCAGTCCGCCAGTTTCGACACAGGGCTCAAGGCCGAGAAGCTGATGGACACGACCGCCGTCCTCGCCGAGGCCATGGCGGCCAAGGCGGGCGGGGCGAGCCGCTTCTGCATGGGCGCCGCGTGGCGCGAGCTGAAAGACCGTGACACGCCCAAACTCGCCGCCATGATTTCGGGGGTGAAGGCGCTGGGGCTGGAGACCTGCGCGACGCTGGGCATGCTGACCGCCGATCAGGCGAAACAGCTGAAGGCGGCCGGACTCGACTACTACAACCATAACCTCGACACCGGGCCGGAATACTACGCCGAGGTGGTCACGACCCGGACCTATCAGGATCGTCTCGATACGCTGGAGCATGTCCGCGACGCCGGGATGTCGACCTGCTGCGGCGGGATCGTCGGCATGGGCGAGAGCCGGCGGGACCGGGCGGGCCTGCTGCATGCGCTCGCCACCCTGCCGGTCCATCCCGACAGTCTGCCGGTGAATGCGCTGGTGCCCGTCACCGGCACGCCCCTGGGCGAACGGGTCCTCAAGAGCGGCGAGATCGATCCGATCGAGTTCGTCCGCACCGTCGCCGTCGCCCGGATCGTCTGTCCGAAGGCCATGGTCCGCCTGTCGGCCGGGCGCGAGACCATGAGCCCGGAGATGCAGGCGCTGTGCTTCCTCGCCGGAGCCAACTCCATCTTCGTCGGGGGCAAGCTCCTGACCACGCCCAATCCGGAACAGGACGAGGACGCGAAGCTGTTCGCCCTGCTGGACCTGAAACCGATGGAGCCCACTCGGGTCGAGGCGGCGGCGTAACCCGGCCTTAAGCGACCCTGTGGCACACAGGGCGCATGAAACGTCGCGCCTTTCTCGCCGCCCCGCTGGCGCTCGCCGCAACCCCCGCCCTGGCCTCGGGCGGCGGAGGCGGCGGATCGACCGGCGGCTATGTCCGCTATCCCACGATCACGGCCACCACGATCCGCTCGGACGGTCGTCGCGGGGTGATGACGGTCGAGACCGGGGTCGACACGCCGGACGCCGCGGCGAAGCTCCGCGCCGAACAGTCGCAGCCGCGCATGCGGGCGGTGTTCAACATTCTGGTCCAGCGCGAGGCCAACACCCTTCTGCCCGGCGGCGTGCCCAACGTGG
Proteins encoded in this window:
- the argJ gene encoding bifunctional glutamate N-acetyltransferase/amino-acid acetyltransferase ArgJ produces the protein MSNDKKSGSAGKAIEHAIEKAFDPLTSAIKRATQPQPPAPTPAAPGKPGLEVSPLAVPFPTIPPIGGVEITTARAGFYKHERDDLTVFRFARGTTCAGVFTRHKVGSAPVDWCRRHLDAPGGGLDVRALVVNAGCANAFTGKAGADAARRTASEVAKRFGCRQRDVMLASTGVIGVLLDDKKIAAKLHEVETKLDSEVPPTEQWAAAGRGIMTTDTFPKGSYAETTIDGFKVRIAGIAKGSGMIAPDMATMLGFIVTDANIHPTVLRAILGLHVRTTFNSVTVDGDTSTNDTCLLFATGASGAPRIGRVGDRRLKEFSAALDKVMLDLAHQLVRDGEGASKFVRITVDGASSPASARKLAKSIADSPLVKTAIAGEDANWGRIVMAVGKTEEPVDRDHLAIKFGPHVAAVEGAISPHYDEAKMSAYMKKSEIEITVDVGSGRASATVWTCDLTKGYIEINGDYRS
- a CDS encoding amidohydrolase family protein, coding for MKAVIAGAVFALLTGTVASAQDGTTAPAAGAVTLVQAGHLLDRPGQAPRGASTVVIRDGKVEAVRDGFVGPDAFPGASIVDLRDRFVLPGLIDSHVHLTSDRAGQAGLLADFTDSLPARAYEAAGNARDTLMAGFTTVRNLGDEGGVTLALRDATARHEIAGPRIIDAGRSISTTSGHMDARLSLADDIRELMGDQENVCNGLESCREAVRIQVGRGADVIKIATTGGVNSRIGAGLGAQMFEDEARALIETAHLYGKKVAVHAHGADGIDLALRLGADSIEHGTIFDDDTIRLFRESGAYYVPTLSTVNGYRTRLAADPHAYPPEVLPKILWRIEITGRSLQAAVPAGVKIAFGTDAGVSLHGRNADEFELMVQYGMTPMAAIQAATVNAADLLGLSAEVGSLEPGKRADLIAVEGDPLTDVTVLKAVEFVMRDGRIYRNDES
- the bioB gene encoding biotin synthase BioB, whose protein sequence is MTDLSLPRHDWTLPEVEALFARPFMELVFEAATVHRRWFDPSEVQKSQLLSIKTGGCAENCGYCSQSASFDTGLKAEKLMDTTAVLAEAMAAKAGGASRFCMGAAWRELKDRDTPKLAAMISGVKALGLETCATLGMLTADQAKQLKAAGLDYYNHNLDTGPEYYAEVVTTRTYQDRLDTLEHVRDAGMSTCCGGIVGMGESRRDRAGLLHALATLPVHPDSLPVNALVPVTGTPLGERVLKSGEIDPIEFVRTVAVARIVCPKAMVRLSAGRETMSPEMQALCFLAGANSIFVGGKLLTTPNPEQDEDAKLFALLDLKPMEPTRVEAAA
- a CDS encoding Tat pathway signal protein, translated to MKRRAFLAAPLALAATPALASGGGGGGSTGGYVRYPTITATTIRSDGRRGVMTVETGVDTPDAAAKLRAEQSQPRMRAVFNILVQREANTLLPGGVPNVERLHGQLQAAVNIIMGQRTSHLLIGTVMIV